A single genomic interval of Malania oleifera isolate guangnan ecotype guangnan chromosome 11, ASM2987363v1, whole genome shotgun sequence harbors:
- the LOC131167388 gene encoding transcription termination factor MTERF5, chloroplastic isoform X2 has translation MKAFSAIGLSESLFLSKAVLPTASFQVYFPTKFFICHAKFAAAESERDEPFGWRVVPPTLLVAEKEEAKAVLSLFLKKQGLSNAVAARTIKKSDLLIDHLVSRLHSVHKSRYLVGRELTTLEIRDALIPYLENLLEGHENVLLDVVENFPNPPTKERSVAPVLLTNSTLDYKKQKAASRTHASETGPEGNLRPHILYLIELGMELEQIKKIIRKFPAFAYYSLEGKIKPAIEFFLDLGVPKSDIPSILIKRPQLCGISLSENLIPTMTFLENLGVDKKQWAKVIYRSPAFLTYSRQKMNTTVEFLREMGLTAENIDFWSKC, from the exons TTTCCAGGTTTATTTTCCTACAAAATTCTTCATTTGCCACGCAAAGTTTG CGGCAGCTGAATCAGAGAGAGATGAGCCCTTCGGCTGGAGAGTGGTTCCTCCAACCTTGTTAGTTGCAGAAAAAGAAGAAGCCAAGGCTGTTCTAAGCTTGTTCTTGAAAAAACAAGGTCTTAGCAATGCAGTTGCTGCAAGAACAATAAAAAAATCTGACCTCCTCATTGACCACCTTGTCTCCAGGCTTCATTCTGTTCATAAATCTCGGTATCTAGTAG GACGAGAGCTTACAACTCTTGAAATCAGGGATGCTCTTATTCCGTACCTTGAAAACCTCCTTGAAGGGCATGAAAATGTTCTGTTAGATGTAGTGGAGAACTTTCCAAACCCACCTACCAAGGAAAGATCTGTTGCTCCGGTATTGCTGACCAATTCAACCCTAGATTACAAGAAGCAAAAAGCTGCATCTCGAACTCATGCAAGTGAGACTGGACCCGAGGGAAATCTCCGACCGCATATACTGTACCTTATAGAGCTCGGCATGGAGCTTGAGCAGATCAAGAAAATTATTCGCAAGTTCCCTGCTTTTGCCTACTACAGCTTGGAGGGGAAAATCAAGCCAGCAATAGAGTTCTTTCTCGATCTTGGAGTTCCAAAATCAGACATTCCTAGCATCCTTATCAAAAGGCCTCAATTGTGTGGAATCAGTCTGTCGGAAAACCTAATACCCACCATGACATTTTTGGAAAACTTGGGCGTGGACAAGAAACAGTGGGCAAAAGTTATATACCGTTCTCCAGCATTTCTCACTTACAGCAGGCAGAAGATGAATACAACTGTGGAATTTCTCCGTGAAATGGGACTTACTGCAGAGAACATAG ACTTTTGGTCTAAGTGTTGA
- the LOC131167388 gene encoding transcription termination factor MTERF5, chloroplastic isoform X1 — protein MKAFSAIGLSESLFLSKAVLPTASFQVYFPTKFFICHAKFAAAESERDEPFGWRVVPPTLLVAEKEEAKAVLSLFLKKQGLSNAVAARTIKKSDLLIDHLVSRLHSVHKSRYLVGRELTTLEIRDALIPYLENLLEGHENVLLDVVENFPNPPTKERSVAPVLLTNSTLDYKKQKAASRTHASETGPEGNLRPHILYLIELGMELEQIKKIIRKFPAFAYYSLEGKIKPAIEFFLDLGVPKSDIPSILIKRPQLCGISLSENLIPTMTFLENLGVDKKQWAKVIYRSPAFLTYSRQKMNTTVEFLREMGLTAENIGKILTRYPNIISYSVDDKLRPTANYFLSLGVDVASLLYRCPQTFGLSVEANLKPITEFFLERGYTMREVGIMISRYGALYTFSLAKNLIPKWEFFLTIDYPRSELVKFPQYFGYSLEGRIKPRFALVKERGVKLLLNEVLSRTDHVFDKALNRKGKKMLHSKASRVSDKSDDLHSDVEQ, from the exons TTTCCAGGTTTATTTTCCTACAAAATTCTTCATTTGCCACGCAAAGTTTG CGGCAGCTGAATCAGAGAGAGATGAGCCCTTCGGCTGGAGAGTGGTTCCTCCAACCTTGTTAGTTGCAGAAAAAGAAGAAGCCAAGGCTGTTCTAAGCTTGTTCTTGAAAAAACAAGGTCTTAGCAATGCAGTTGCTGCAAGAACAATAAAAAAATCTGACCTCCTCATTGACCACCTTGTCTCCAGGCTTCATTCTGTTCATAAATCTCGGTATCTAGTAG GACGAGAGCTTACAACTCTTGAAATCAGGGATGCTCTTATTCCGTACCTTGAAAACCTCCTTGAAGGGCATGAAAATGTTCTGTTAGATGTAGTGGAGAACTTTCCAAACCCACCTACCAAGGAAAGATCTGTTGCTCCGGTATTGCTGACCAATTCAACCCTAGATTACAAGAAGCAAAAAGCTGCATCTCGAACTCATGCAAGTGAGACTGGACCCGAGGGAAATCTCCGACCGCATATACTGTACCTTATAGAGCTCGGCATGGAGCTTGAGCAGATCAAGAAAATTATTCGCAAGTTCCCTGCTTTTGCCTACTACAGCTTGGAGGGGAAAATCAAGCCAGCAATAGAGTTCTTTCTCGATCTTGGAGTTCCAAAATCAGACATTCCTAGCATCCTTATCAAAAGGCCTCAATTGTGTGGAATCAGTCTGTCGGAAAACCTAATACCCACCATGACATTTTTGGAAAACTTGGGCGTGGACAAGAAACAGTGGGCAAAAGTTATATACCGTTCTCCAGCATTTCTCACTTACAGCAGGCAGAAGATGAATACAACTGTGGAATTTCTCCGTGAAATGGGACTTACTGCAGAGAACATAGGTAAGATTCTAACACGTTACCCAAACATCATTAGCTACAGTGTGGATGATAAGCTAAGACCAACAGCTAACTACTTCTTGTCACTTGGGGTTGATGTTGCGTCCCTTTTGTACCGATGTCCACAGACTTTTGGTCTAAGTGTTGAGGCCAATTTGAAACCCATCACAGAATTCTTCTTGGAGAGGGGATACACTATGAGAGAAGTTGGAATCATGATTTCAAGATATGGAGCTCTATATACATTCAGCTTGGCTAAAAACTTGATACCAAAGTGGGAGTTCTTTTTGACGATAGACTATCCAAGATCAGAGTTAGTCAAATTCCCTCAATATTTTGGTTACAGTTTAGAAGGGAGGATCAAACCAAGGTTTGCACTTGTGAAGGAGCGTGGAGTGAAGTTGCTGCTGAATGAGGTATTGTCTCGCACAGATCATGTGTTTGACAAAGCTTTAAACAGGAAAGGGAAGAAAATGCTGCACAGCAAGGCCTCAAGGGTTTCAGATAAGAGTGATGATCTTCACTCGGATGTGGAGCAATAA